Proteins co-encoded in one Prunus persica cultivar Lovell chromosome G6, Prunus_persica_NCBIv2, whole genome shotgun sequence genomic window:
- the LOC18773946 gene encoding probable mannitol dehydrogenase — protein MLWTFNGHHEDGSRAFGGYSDNMVVEESYAILIPNGLALAGTTPLLCAGITAYSPLKYFGLSKLDRHLGVPEFGGVGHMAVKFAKAFGAKVTVISSSPSKKKEAVERLGADSFLVSHNQEQLERQCLGVAKLYGGLPS, from the exons ATGTTATGGACCTTCAATGGACATCATGAAGATGGTTCAAGAGCCTTTGGTGGGTATTCAGATAACATGGTTGTCGAAGAGAGCTATGCAATCCTAATCCCAAATGGTTTGGCATTAGCTGGTACTACCCCATTGTTGTGTGCCGGGATCACCGCATACAGCCCCCTGAAATATTTTGGACTCTCAAAGCTTGACAGACACTTGGGCGTGCCCGAGTTTGGTGGCGTTGGTCACATGGCTGTGAAGTTTGCCAAAGCTTTTGGAGCGAAGGTCACTGTGATAAGTTCCTCTCCAagtaagaagaaagaagcagTGGAAAGGCTTGGTGCtgattcttttttggtcaGTCATAATCAGGAGCAACTAGAG AGACAATGCCTCGGTGTAGCAAAGTTGTATGGCGGCCTACCCTCCTGA